In a genomic window of Balaenoptera ricei isolate mBalRic1 chromosome 3, mBalRic1.hap2, whole genome shotgun sequence:
- the LOC132363395 gene encoding LOW QUALITY PROTEIN: protocadherin alpha-5-like (The sequence of the model RefSeq protein was modified relative to this genomic sequence to represent the inferred CDS: inserted 2 bases in 2 codons; deleted 1 base in 1 codon; substituted 1 base at 1 genomic stop codon) yields MVYSQRRGPGPRRLLLSLLLLAAWEAGRGQVQXSVPEEAKHGTVVGHIAQDLGLELAKLVLRLFRVASKGRRDLLEVNLQNGILFVNSRIDREELCRRSAECSIHLEVIVDRPLQVFHVEVEMKDVNDNPPRFLRQEQXTILESRIADSRFPLEGASDMDIGRNAEMRYKLQANEYFDLDVKSNEEETNFLELVLKKPVGREETQEHRVLLIAIDGGKPELIGTVQLLINVLDANDDAPEFDKSIYNVRILENAPNGTLVIKLNASNADESINKEIVYLFSNLVVDNVKSKFVINANSGDITVQGRKLDYEDCNLYEINIDAVDKSPFPLTXHCKVIVKILDENDNTPEIVITSLSLPVQEDAQLGSVIALISLSDHDSGANGQVTCTLTPHVPFKLVSTFKNYYSLVLDSALDRESVTNYEVVVTARDQGSPSLSTTASVSVEVSDVNDNAPTFAQPEYTVFVKENNPPGCHIFTVSARDADAQENALVSYSLVERRVGERALSSYVSVHAESGKVYALQPLDHEELELLHFQVSARDAGVPPLGSNVTLQVFVLDENDNAPALLLPGPGGGAGALSQRVARSVGAGHVVAKVRAVDADSGYNAWLSYELQPAAGGARSPFRVGLYTGEISTTRALDEADAPRQRLLVLVKDHGEPALTATATVLLSLEDSGQAPKVSSRASTGAAGAEAALVDVNVYLIIAICAVSSLLVLTLLLYAALRCSAPPSEGACGPGKPALVCSSAVGSWSYSQQRRQRVCSGEGPPKADLMAFNPSLPQGPISTDTPMLSHFADMS; encoded by the exons ATGGTATATTCCCAGAGAAGAGGTCCGGGACCCCGGCGCCTGCTGCTCTCGCTTCTGCTCCTCGcagcctgggaggctgggagaggccaGGTGCAGTAGTCGGTCCCTGAGGAGGCCAAACACGGCACCGTCGTGGGCCACATCGCCCAGGACCTGGGGCTGGAGCTGGCGAAGCTGGTGCTGCGCCTGTTCCGGGTGGCATCCAAAGGCCGTAGGGACCTTCTGGAGGTAAATCTGCAGAATGGCATTTTGTTTGTGAATTCTCGGATCGACCGGGAGGAGCTGTGCCGGCGGAGCGCGGAGTGCAGCATCCACCTGGAGGTGATCGTGGACAGGCCGCTGCAGGTGTTCCATGTGGAGGTGGAGATGAAGGACGTTAATGACAACCCCCCAAGGTTCTTGCGACAAGAAC ACACTATTTTAGAATCAAGAATAGCGGATTCTCGGTTTCCGCTAGAGGGCGCATCTGATATGGATATCGGAAGAAACGCAGAAATGAGATACAAGTTACAAGCTAATGAATATTTTGACTTGGATGTTAaatcaaatgaagaggaaacaaacTTTTTAGAGTTAGTTTTGAAGAAACCAGTAGGTAGGGAAGAAACGCAAGAACATCGTGTATTGCTGATTGCAATTGATGGAGGAAAACCTGAACTAATAGGTACAGTTCAGTTATTGATCAATGTATTGGATGCGAATGATGATGCCCCGGAATTTGATAAATCAATTTATAATGTCAGAATACTGGAAAATGCACCGAATGGGACATTAGTTATTAAACTGAATGCCTCAAATGCAGATGAGAGCATTAATAAGGAAATAGTGTACCTCTTTAGTAATCTTGTTGTTGACAACGTAAAATCTAAATTTGTGATCAATGCTAATAGTGGGGATATAACAGTTCAGGGA AGAAAACTGGATTATGAAGACtgtaatttatatgaaattaatATTGATGCTGTTGATAAAAGTCCATTCCCATTAA GACACTGCAAAGTGATAGTGAAAATCCTGGATGAGAATGATAATACCCCAGAGATAGTCATAACCTCCCTATCTCTGCCTGTGCAAGAGGACGCCCAACTGGGCTCTGTCATCGCCCTGATCAGTCTGTCAGACCACGACTCCGGTGCCAATGGGCAGGTGACTTGCACCCTGACGCCTCATGTCCCCTTCAAGCTGGTGTCCACCTTCAAGAATTACTATTCATTGGTTCTGGACAGCGCCTTGGATCGCGAGAGTGTGACGAACTATGAGGTGGTGGTGACTGCGAGGGACCAGGGCTCGCCTTCGCTGTCGACCACGGCCAGCGTGTCCGTGGAGGTGTCCGACGTGAACGACAACGCGCCCACGTTCGCGCAGCCCGAGTACACGGTGTTCGTGAAGGAGAACAACCCGCCCGGCTGCCACATCTTCACGGTGTCGGCGCGGGACGCGGACGCGCAGGAGAACGCGCTGGTGTCCTACTCGCTGGTGGAGCGGCGGGTGGGCGAGCGAGCGCTGTCGAGCTACGTGTCGGTGCACGCGGAGAGCGGCAAGGTGTACGCGCTGCAGCCGCTGGACCACGAGGAGCTGGAGCTGCTGCATTTCCAGGTGAGCGCGCGCGACGCGGGCGTGCCGCCTCTGGGCAGCAACGTGACGCTGCAGGTGTTCGTGCTGGACGAGAACGACAACGCGCCGGCGCTGCTGCTGCCCGGgccgggcggcggggcgggcgcgCTGAGCCAGCGGGTGGCTCGGTCGGTGGGCGCGGGCCACGTGGTGGCGAAGGTGCGCGCGGTGGACGCGGACTCGGGCTACAACGCGTGGCTGTCGTACGAGCTGCAGCCGGCGGCGGGTGGCGCGCGCAGCCCGTTCCGCGTGGGGCTGTACACGGGCGAGATCAGCACGACGCGCGCCCTGGACGAGGCGGACGCGCCGCGCCAGCGCCTGCTGGTGCTGGTGAAGGACCACGGCGAACCGGCGCTGACGGCCACGGCCACCGTGCTGCTGTCGCTGGAGGACAGCGGCCAGGCGCCCAAGGTCTCTTCGCGGGCGTCGACGGGCGCCGCTGGCGCGGAGGCCGCTCTGGTGGATGTAAACGTGTACCTGATCATCGCCATCTGCGCGGTGTCCAGCCTGTTGGTGCTCACGCTGCTGCTGTACGCGGCGCTGCGGTGCTCGGCGCCGCCCAGCGAGGGTGCGTGCGGGCCCGGGAAGCCCGCGCTGGTGTGCTCCAGCGCGGTGGGGAGCTGGTCTTACTCGCAGCAGAGGCGGCAGCGGGTGTGCTCTGGGGAGGGGCCGCCCAAGGCAGATCTCATGGCCTTCAACCCCAGCCTGCCTCAGGGTCCCATCTCTACGGACACC cCCATGttgtcccattttgcagatatgtCATAA
- the LOC132363396 gene encoding protocadherin alpha-6-like — MELNQQVFEMRITPEGRLRSRCLLLSLLLLVAWEAGSGQIHYSVPEEAKHGTFVGRIAQDLGLELAELVPRLFRVASKGRGDLLEVNLQNGILFVNSRIDREELCGRSAECSIHLEVIVDRPLQVFHVEVEVKDINDNPPVFPVKEQRVMIYESRLPDSLFPLEGASDADVGSNSVLTYKLSSNENFALDVKTNSDDTTQIALVLRKSLDREEAPEHNLFLMATDQGKPELTATVQLLVTVLDVNDNAPSFGQSEYEAKILENSDNGTIVMRLNASDRDEGANGEFSYSFNSLVPPMVSNQFRIDPNTGEIVIQGNLDFENINLYKIRIDATDKGHPPMAGHCTILVKVLDKNDNVPQIALTSLSLPVREDAHFGTVIALISVSDLDSGANGQVICSLTPHVPFKLVSTFKNYYSLVLDSALDRESVSNYEVVVTARDGGSPSLSATASVSVEVSDVNDNAPTFAQPEYTVFVKENNPPGCHIFTVSARDADAQENALVSYSLVERRVGERALSSYVSVHAESGKVYALQPLDHEELELLQFQVSARDAGVPPLGSNVTLQVFVLDENDNAPALLLPGPGGGAGALSQRVARSVGAGHVVAKVRAVDADSGYNAWLSYELQPAAGGARSPFRVGLYTGEISTTRALDEADAPRQRLLVLVKDHGEPALTATATVLLSLEDSGQAPKASSRASTGAAGAEAALVDVNVYLIIAICAVSSLLVLTLLLYTALRCSAPPSEGACGPGKPTLVCSSAVGSWSYSQQRRQRVCSGEGPPKADLMAFSPSLPPFPGSENAGKLQDVDHCTEVGP; from the coding sequence ATGGAACTAAACCAGCAAGTATTTGAAATGCGTATTACACCTGAAGGCCGACTGAGATCCCGGTGTTTGCTTCTCTCGCTTCTGCTCCTTGTAGCCTGGGAAGCCGGGAGCGGCCAGATCCACTACTCCGTCCCGGAGGAGGCCAAACATGGCACCTTCGTGGGCCGCATCGCCCAGGACCTGGGGCTGGAGCTGGCGGAGCTGGTGCCGCGTCTGTTCCGGGTGGCGTCCAAAGGCCGCGGGGACCTTCTGGAGGTAAATCTGCAGAATGGCATTTTGTTTGTGAATTCTCGTATCGACCGGGAGGAGCTGTGCGGGCGGAGCGCGGAGTGCAGCATCCACCTGGAGGTGATCGTGGACCGGCCGCTGCAGGTGTTCCATGTGGAAGTGGAGGTGAAGGACATTAACGACAACCCGCCTGTGTTCCCGGTAAAGGAACAAAGAGTGATGATTTACGAATCTAGGCTACCAGATTCGTTGTTTCCACTAGAGGGCGCGTCGGATGCAGATGTGGGCTCAAATTCTGTCTTAACCTACAAGCTCAGTTCAAACGAAAACTTCGCGTTAGATGtgaaaacaaacagtgatgacaCTACACAAATTGCGCTCGTGTTAAGGAAATCGTTGGACAGAGAGGAAGCGCCTGAACATAACTTATTCCTCATGGCCACTGACCAAGGCAAACCTGAGCTCACTGCCACTGTTCAGCTGCTGGTCACCGTACTGGATGTGAATGACAATGCTCCCAGTTTTGGACAGTCTGAGTATGAAGCAAAAATACTTGAAAACTCAGATAACGGAACAATAGTTATGAGACTGAATGCTTCTGATAGGGATGAAGGAGCGAATGGGGAGTTTTCATACTCTTTTAATAGTCTTGTTCCACCCATGGTTAGTAACCAGTTTAGAATAGATCCAAATACTGGAGAAATAGTAATTCAAGGGAATttagattttgaaaatataaatttatacaaaatCCGTATTGATGCGACAGACAAAGGCCACCCTCCCATGGCTGGTCATTGCACCATCTTGGTGAAAGTTTTGGATAAAAATGATAATGTTCCTCAGATTGCACTGACTTCCTTATCCTTGCCTGTCCGAGAGGACGCTCATTTCGGCACTGTCATTGCCCTAATTAGCGTGTCCGATCTCGACTCAGGTGCCAACGGGCAGGTGATCTGCTCTCTGACGCCCCATGTTCCCTTCAAACTAGTGTCCACCTTCAAGAATTACTATTCATTGGTTCTGGACAGCGCCTTGGATCGCGAGAGTGTGTCGAACTATGAGGTGGTGGTTACAGCGCGGGACGGGGGCTCGCCTTCCCTGTCGGCCACAGCCAGCGTGTCCGTGGAGGTGTCCGACGTGAACGACAACGCGCCCACGTTCGCGCAGCCCGAGTACACGGTGTTCGTGAAGGAGAACAACCCGCCCGGCTGCCACATCTTCACGGTGTCGGCTCGGGACGCGGACGCGCAGGAGAACGCGCTGGTGTCCTACTCGCTGGTGGAGCGGCGGGTGGGCGAGCGAGCGCTGTCGAGCTACGTGTCGGTGCACGCGGAGAGCGGCAAGGTGTACGCGCTGCAGCCGCTGGACCACGAGGAGCTGGAGCTGCTGCAGTTCCAGGTGAGCGCGCGCGACGCGGGCGTGCCGCCTCTGGGCAGCAACGTGACGCTGCAGGTGTTCGTGCTGGACGAGAACGACAACGCGCCGGCGCTGCTGCTGCCCGGgccgggcggcggggcgggcgcgCTGAGCCAGCGGGTGGCTCGGTCGGTGGGCGCGGGCCACGTGGTGGCGAAGGTGCGCGCGGTGGACGCGGACTCGGGCTACAACGCGTGGCTGTCGTACGAGCTGCAGCCGGCGGCGGGTGGCGCGCGCAGCCCGTTCCGCGTGGGGCTGTACACGGGCGAGATCAGCACGACGCGCGCCCTGGACGAGGCGGACGCGCCGCGCCAGCGCCTGCTGGTGCTGGTGAAGGACCACGGCGAGCCGGCGCTGACGGCCACGGCCACCGTGCTGCTGTCGCTGGAGGACAGCGGCCAGGCGCCCAAGGCCTCTTCGCGGGCGTCGACGGGCGCCGCTGGCGCGGAGGCCGCTCTGGTGGATGTGAACGTGTACCTGATCATCGCCATCTGCGCGGTGTCCAGCCTGTTGGTGCTCACGCTGCTGCTGTACACGGCGCTGCGGTGCTCGGCGCCGCCCAGCGAGGGTGCGTGCGGGCCCGGGAAGCCCACGCTGGTGTGCTCCAGCGCGGTGGGGAGCTGGTCTTACTCGCAGCAGAGGCGGCAGCGGGTGTGCTCTGGGGAGGGGCCGCCCAAGGCAGACCTCATGGCCTTCAGCCCCAGCCTGCCTCCGTTCCCAGGTTCAGAGAACGCGGGCAAACTGCAAGATGTTGATCATTGCACGGAGGTAGGTCCA